The Candidatus Dormiibacterota bacterium DNA window CGGACTGGACGCACGACGGCACGGATCACCTTCGCCGGGCGAGCCCTGCGAACTCCACCAGGTGGCGGTCTTCAGCAGCTACCTCGACGGCGTGGACATCGGGGCGGGGCGGTGACGATGCCCCCAGTTCACTCAGGTCGCCCGTGCCGCTGGTGGGCGGTGACCTTCCCCGCGCAGACGCTCGTCCACGACGGGCTGCTTCCCGGAAGCTCGCCACCGCCGGGGCGCAGCCCATCGAGGACGATCGACAGGTAGCGCCGCCAGAGGTCCGGCCCCACCTGCTGCAGCTCTGCGGCGGTGTGCGCCACCGCCATCCCCAGAACGACCACGTCCTCGTAGCCGACGTCATCGCGCACCTCGCCGGAGCGCTGGGCCGCCGCCACCAGACGCGCGGCGAGCTCGCTGAGCTCGGTGCGCAGCGCCTCCAGCCGCGGGTCGGCGAGGACTCCCGCCGGCATGCACTCGAGAAGGGCACGGTCGCGGAGCTGCCAGTCGATCATGCGCTCCATGAACCCGCGAAGCGCGGCGCCGGGTGAGCCGCCGGCCGGCTGCGCACTCTCCTCGT harbors:
- a CDS encoding helix-turn-helix domain-containing protein, whose translation is MTPIADEALRADARRNLALILGAAREVFAENGLSAGVAEVARRAGVGNATIFRRFAQKEDLIAAVVERVMRERIDEESAQPAGGSPGAALRGFMERMIDWQLRDRALLECMPAGVLADPRLEALRTELSELAARLVAAAQRSGEVRDDVGYEDVVVLGMAVAHTAAELQQVGPDLWRRYLSIVLDGLRPGGGELPGSSPSWTSVCAGKVTAHQRHGRPE